One genomic segment of Choristoneura fumiferana chromosome Z, NRCan_CFum_1, whole genome shotgun sequence includes these proteins:
- the LOC141429682 gene encoding histone-lysine N-methyltransferase SETMAR-like, producing the protein MKIMKDEYGHVNCTVMYVEENIPGTIEDTDEYTNLITNFNSQLTDHCNCDTNCVKNTCKCLSRSGGANYEFRDEDQSPHILLNFKKYTGSSISFPLMECNSLCKCSEYCGNRVVQKGPIKCLVVKPCTVSSKGMGLFTSKAIPKGTFICEYAGEVITPQQAAMRNQMNFEQGRMNYIFCLNEFSNSTLTQTIVDPSNFGNIGRYINHSCEPNCFIVPVRVESPLPKLAIFSNVDIPSNSEITFNYGSHIMNLSKSIKNRKKCLCEKKNCIGYMPNEAY; encoded by the coding sequence atgaaaataatgaaagatGAATATGGTCATGTGAATTGCACAGTGATGTATGTCGAAGAAAATATCCCAGGAACTATTGAAGATACTGATGAATACACAAAtttaataactaattttaattCACAGTTGACAGATCATTGCAACTGTGATAcaaactgtgttaaaaatacatGCAAATGTTTATCAAGATCAGGTGGAGCTAACTACGAGTTCAGAGATGAAGACCAGTCCCCACATATTCtgctaaattttaaaaaatatactggTAGTTCAATTTCTTTTCCATTAATGGAATGTAATAGTTTATGCAAGTGTTCTGAATACTGTGGTAATCGTGTTGTGCAGAAGGGGCCAATCAAATGTTTAGTTGTTAAACCTTGTACTGTATCATCTAAGGGAATGGGCCTCTTTACTTCTAAGGCAATACCTAAGGGTACTTTCATATGTGAATATGCTGGAGAAGTCATCACACCCCAGCAGGCTGCAATGCGGAACCAAATGAACTTTGAGCAAGGGAGGATGAACTATATATTTTGCTTAAATGAATTCAGTAACAGTACACTGACCCAAACGATTGTAGATCCCAGTAACTTCGGCAACATAGGTCGGTACATAAACCACAGCTGCGAGCCCAATTGTTTTATTGTTCCTGTGAGAGTTGAATCTCCTTTACCTAAATTAGCCATATTTAGCAATGTTGATATTCCTTCTAATTCAGAGATAACTTTTAATTATGGTTCTCACATTATGAatttaagtaaaagtattaaaaatagaaaaaaatgtctgtgtgaaaaaaaaaactgcataggTTATATGCCTAATGAAGCCTATTAA